A region of the Pseudomonadota bacterium genome:
CTCAAAGTCACAAACTCTCTGGTACTTTCCCGCCAGTCGGGCCAGGAAAACTTTTGCTGCTCACCAAAGCCCTCCGCCGACAACCAGAGTGCTCTTGCCACTCTTCTAAAAGAAGGACCAATTCATCAGGAGAATCGAGTTTAAAAAATCGACAGAAATTCTCCCCACTTTCGCGAAACACCGGAATATCGCTGGCGAAAACGGTCAAACCGTGCATTAGTCCCTCGACAACCGGCAAACCGAACCCCTCGGCAAGGGAAGGACAAACCAGACAATCAGCTCTTTCGATCGCTTCAGAAAGATCCCGGTCGCTGGCGTTATCAAGATGCAGAAGTCGTGTACCAAAATCGGCATGGCCTCTGATACGATCGATAACCTCGCGATTCTTCCAGCCCGGTCGACCGATAATTATCAACGAGACATCGACATCTTTGGCGCGCAGGAGGTCGTAGGCATCCAAAAGCAGGAGGTGGTTTTCCCTGGGTTCTATGGTTCCAATCGTAAGGATGGCCTTACCGGGGGTATTCCAGAGGGGTTGCAGGTAGCGTTAAATTTTCTTCCGTTCAGAAATCGAATCTAGTTCAGCTCCAAGTCGAAAAGATCCACCGGCAAAAAAAATGAGGGCGCAGCTCCGGATGTTTTTGCAGATAGCCATTAAGAGCTTTTCGGGTTGCTTCGGAATTGGTTACGAAAAAATCCACCCGCGGAATAATCTGCGCAAACCAAGCTGAAAAACCCCTTACCGTTACCTCCTGGCAAAGCTCCGGCATAAGTAAAGGGAAAAGGTCGTGCACCATCGCCCCCAGGATAACCCCGCGCCCAAACTGAACTTTGAAAAGAGCCTCCAGCATAGCGGTTGAACGCCAAGTCGAATCGACCAGCACCACGATATCGCCCGCACGAAAGGAGATAAAACGACCGATTATCAGCTTGGCCGGAATTGTGGCCAGAGCCATCAGGGAAAAAGGAAGGTCACGCATTTTTTGCGCTGTTCCGGCGAAAACAGGAGTTTGACCAGACGAATTATAATTCGTCGGCAAAAATCCGGGAGATAGCCACCGCTCGATTCGACCAGAGACTCGACGCTCTTCTTTAACCTGATCATGAAATATGGTCTTATCTTGACCTTACGGGAGGGAATAATAAAACCGAAACCGGTCCAAAGCAAGGGATAGACATCAAAATCGCGGCCCGAAAATGCCGGCCCATGATTGGCAAGATTACGCACAACCCTCTGAATGCCGCTATTTCCTCCATGAAAAAAGGTCTGCGTACACTCAATAAAAATTCGGGTTTTATTCTTTACTGCCATCAGCTTTCCTAAAATGGGTACTCATACCTGATAAACAGATCCACATGTAACCAAAAACCTTTAGCCGATATCTTACGACTCTCCACAACTAGCCAAAATAGCCATGGCGGGTCAA
Encoded here:
- a CDS encoding glycosyltransferase, producing MQPLWNTPGKAILTIGTIEPRENHLLLLDAYDLLRAKDVDVSLIIIGRPGWKNREVIDRIRGHADFGTRLLHLDNASDRDLSEAIERADCLVCPSLAEGFGLPVVEGLMHGLTVFASDIPVFRESGENFCRFFKLDSPDELVLLLEEWQEHSGCRRRALVSSKSFPGPTGGKVPESL